DNA sequence from the Salvia hispanica cultivar TCC Black 2014 unplaced genomic scaffold, UniMelb_Shisp_WGS_1.0 HiC_scaffold_63, whole genome shotgun sequence genome:
atGAGAAAAATAAGTATTCAAATATTCCACACATTGGTAGGTTCTTCGATAAATTTAACAAGGTAAAAGGGGTACACAATTCTCTTTCTTGCACTTCTAATGTAAACAATTCAAATCCGAATTGTTAATCCACTTCCATATCTCTTCACAACACATCGCCAACTATATATCTATCTATGAATTCATTCATTATCACCTTCTTCTTGTGACAGAAGCTGATGGAAAAAACACATAACCGTAGCTTcttaaattctaaaattgattaataacATCTGAAACTGCTTGAAAAACTATGATCCATTATTTATAAGTGGTATGAAACAATACCAATTCAGGAGGAAGTAGCAAAAGTACAAAAAAAAGCctgaaaaacaaattaaaggaCAATTTCGTAACTTAAAGGATGTCCAATGGTCCATCGAACATCATAGCACAATTATGATCGGCATCATTTTCTAGAACTGCGTCAAAATGCATCAACCATATGTGTGCACAATTGATATAAAAGGAACCAAAATGgttcaaatttttctttttagtaaaaaaatattggtcaAAAGTCATACTATTTCCATATAATTTACTACTAATAACATTTGATGAAAACTCAAGTCAACATCAAAGAAGTTGAAGGGATGAAGTGATTAGTACCTTATTTTAGGTACGTCTCCATTTGGAAACAAGCACAAGACTCCTCACGTAGAGCCAATCTCCAACAGCATCAAAGAAGTTGAAGTATGCAAATCTCCATGATTTCTTTAGTACGAAAGAACTAATAACTCCCCAGAATCCGAAAATAAAACCAAAGGCCATTGATATGCCAACTTCTTGCATAAAAGATAGGTTGTTGCCTTTCTCATCTACGGGGTTTATCGTTGGCTCATTCTCACCATTGCATTTTCTCATCCACGGAAATCCACACAACCCCAAGTTTCCAATATATGCATTATTATCAAATGTGGAGAACTGGTGGATTGCGATATATTCCCAGTAAGATTGTTCATTAAAAGGTTTAATTTCGCAAGAAATGTCAACCTTGTCAATTCACTTGGAATTTCTCCATCCAGTTTGTTTGTTGACAAATCCAACAATTCAAGTTGGCTCATATTTCCAAGAGATGATGGTATATGTCCTATGAAGCTATTGTGGGACAGGTTCAAGTATCTGAGATTCTTGAGATTTCCTATGGAAGGTGGAATATTCCCAAAGAATCTATTGGAGGACATGTCAATGGTTTTGAAGGTTTCCAATAGTCTATTCCATAACTGATCCTGGCCTTTCAAGGTGACTATCATTTCCAAAGCTATTTCATATTGGATATCGTCCACATTTAGATCCCCAAATGACTTAACTTTGTGCTTTGCCTCATCTCGCATTGCTatgaaattgttgaaatatGTATTGGAAGTGACATGTTACCACTAAACTTATTAGACCTCAACACTAGCACTTTACGGTTGGGAAGGCCTTCCATCCAAAAGGGAAATTCACCTTGCATTCTATGATTTCCAATGTCGAGACCCTTAGACTTTGGCAATGGATTAATGATTTAGGTATTCGTCCTTGGAATTTGTTATTACCCAAACCGAGGGATGTAAGATTACAACCCTTGGTAAAGCTAGATGGAAAGAGACCACTAAGCTGATTTATGTTTAGATGAAAGGTGGTCAAAGATCCGCTGAAGTTTCCAAAGCACTGTGGCAGTCTTCCTTCCAAAGTATTATCTGAGAGAATAAATAACGAAGGGATGACAAGTTGCACATGGAGGATGGGAGCtcaccatttaatttgttggacgGGAGATCTAATGAATCCAGATTTGAAAGATTTCCGATTGTAGATGGAacaatttttgaaagaaaaagaaggatataaaccaaatttttttgtatcGGAAAATGAACATGGATGGCATTTTATTCAGTGCAAACATATATCTATAATCTTATCTGCCCTAGATGTTAACATTTTGCGGTAGAGAGCCCACAAAAGCAATAGGAGAAAGCTTTGTTGTCAAGGAATATAAGGCATTGTTTTCCTACTCATTATGTCCAATCGTATCCATAGTATTCATGTTAATATCCCGAGGAACAAAATTCGTGTTCTGGCTGGCATGTAGGTTATCACTATAACAAAATGTTCTAGAAATGACatagagtaatattttagGTATTGCGAGATTTATCAACTGTCACTAGTCACTACATaatattttgacaaatttGTTGGAAGAGAGATCTAAGTTCCACAGGTTTGATAGATTTCCAATGGTGGATGGTATTGGACCTTCAGACCATTATTTAAAAGATAAGAAGGAATGAaggatataaatcaaatttctttaatttgaacTAATCTATTGCAGATAAAAgcaccatttaatttgttgggaCATATACTATAGCCATAACTCATAAGTATAGATTCTCAATTGTGGATGGTACAAGTTGGTACGAGATGCTgggaattattttttctcaagaTAATTTTACATAGAGAAtgatataaatcaattttatcaattatttgcATTATACTTGAAGGAGAGTGTTTATGCCAAACCTAGACAAGAATCAAGTCAGCAGAAGATCTCAATGTATTTAACTTTTAGAAATTGAGGAATTATTGTTCCAAAACAGAACTAAGATGCATTCAATAACTAAGAAACCAGATCAACGAAGGCTATCACAATGTGGTAGCCAACAAGATTACTCAAGAGATGTCAAGTTGCAATGGAGGATGAGAGCtcaccatttaatttgttggaattgaGATCTAAGCTCATTAGATTTGATAGATTCCCAATGGTGGATGGTATTGGACcttcaaacaatttattagaaagataaataaggaaataattaaaatccttacTTTTAACAAAGTACATTTATAAGTAATGCATTGCATTCTTTTCACaatgtattatttaattcaaattgtggTTATGATCGAACTGTCattacaa
Encoded proteins:
- the LOC125199685 gene encoding receptor-like protein 33, which produces MRDEAKHKVKSFGDLNVDDIQYEIALEMIVTLKGQDQLWNRLLETFKTIDMSSNRFFGNIPPSIGNLKNLRYLNLSHNSFIGHIPSSLGNMSQLELLDLSTNKLDGEIPSELTRLTFLAKLNLLMNNLTGNISQSTSSPHLIIMHILETWGCVDFRG